The following proteins come from a genomic window of Acanthopagrus latus isolate v.2019 chromosome 5, fAcaLat1.1, whole genome shotgun sequence:
- the LOC119018894 gene encoding uncharacterized protein LOC119018894: MASSTKNAFTGWKFRHCFVSKAEKGNNITVQCKLCLPSVKMLSSSKDSTSNLKKHLQRKHSRHLLLTKEDTSQSEMNPVESEHGQETLRVPHKQLKLDLGQRISQTAVSTLILEFVIDDVQSFSLVEQPSFKKLIEGISGGKTVMCRKTLVQRIEKEFAVMKETLIATLQKVTNVCTTADLWTAHNRSFFGMTCHWIEEETMERKSAALACARVKGRHTFDVLAAKICEIHAEYKVQHKVRATVTDNGSNFVKAFREFETTEEAAPDEFDDGIRFMDMDAVLEMEGDEELHFFLPPHQRCAAHTLNLIATNEVDKAASKGPSRKVYRSAMGKCAAIWNKAHRSSAAAEAVEDIANMKVCVPCVTRWSSEYMAISKLIGLTQDQLDDICGRLGVSRLHPHEMTFLKEYVAVLQPLAQSIDLLQGEKKCYLGFLIPTILSLKSKLSDKLLHATYTANIITAVTEALDSRFGTVLSSHEAKMATTTMPKFRLCWLSPEKKEEMCKTVIQEATSLESKAPPAAEVNISSENDGSDEEFFVFGKTNRADKSTAEEEVRRFLDDSVKTMDSLHAFPLIKRLFMKYNTTLPSSAPVERLFSYGGNVLTSSRNRMSDDHMEQVLLLRYNRKFYPKLYFD; the protein is encoded by the exons ATGGCATCGAGCACTAAAAATGCTTTCACTGGATGGAAATTTCGCCATTGCTTTGTTTCTAAAGCCGAAAAGGGGAACAACATCACTGTACAGTGCAAGCTATGCcttccatctgtgaaaatgttgtcatcGTCCAAGGACTCGACATccaatttaaagaaacatttacag AGGAAGCATTCAAGACATTTACTTCTGACCAAAGAAGATACAAGTCAGTCGGAGATGAATCCTGTTGAATCTGAACATGGACAAGAGACCTTGCGTGTTCCCCATAAACAACTAAAACTTGATCTTGGGCAGAGAATATCCCAGACTGCAGTCAGTACACTGATATTGGAATTTGTGATCGACGATGTCCAGTCTTTCTCCTTGGTGGAACAACCTTCGTTTAAAAAGCTCATCGAGGGGATCAGTGGTGGCAAAACAGTCATGTGCAGAAAGACTCTAGTTCAGCGTATTGAGAAGGAATTTGCTGTCATGAAAGAAACCTtgattgcaactcttcagaaaGTGACAAATGTGTGCACAACAGCAGATTTATGGACTGCACACAACAGAAGTTTCTTTGGTATGACATGCCACTGGATTGAGGAGGAAACGATGGAGAGGAAATCTGCAGCACTGGCCTGTGCACGAGTGAAGGGACGGCATACCTTCGATGTCCTTGCTGCAAAAATCTGTGAAATACATGCAGAGTACAAAGTACAACACAAAGTAAGGGCCACAGTTACAGATAACGGGAGTAACTTTGTGAAGGCTTTCCGTGAATTTGAAACCACTGAGGAGGCAGCACCAGACGAGTTCGATGATGGAATACGGTTCATGGATATGGATGCAGttctggagatggagggagatgaggagcttcattttttccttccccctcaTCAAAGATGTGCTGCTCACACGCTCAACCTGATAGCCACTAATGAGGTGGATAAAGCAGCATCAAAAGGACCATCCCGCAAAGTGTACCGAAGTGCAATGGGAAAGTGTGCTGCCATATGGAACAAAGCACACAGgtcatcagcagctgcagaagcaGTGGAAGATATTGCCAACATGAAGGTTTGTGTTCCATGTGTAACAAGATGGAGCTCTGAATATATGGCTATTTCCAAACTGATTGGACTCACGCAAGATCAGCTGGACGACATCTGCGGAAGGCTCGGAGTGAGCAGACTGCACCCTCATGAGATGACTTTTCTTAAGGAATATGTAGCTGTGTTACAGCCACTTGCTCAATCCATTGATCTTCTACAGGGTGAGAAAAAGTGCTACCTTGGATTCCTCATTCCAACAATCTTAAGCCTCAAATCTAAGCTGTCTGACAAATTGCTACATGCAACCTACACAGCAAACATCATTACTGCAGTTACTGAGGCACTTGACAGTCGCTTCGGTACCGTCCTGAGCAGCCATGAAGCAAAAATGGCAACAACCACCATGCCCAAATTTCGCTTGTGTTGGCTTTCtccagaaaagaaagaggaaatgtgcAAAACAGTGATTCAGGAGGCAACATCTTTGGAATCCAAAgcacctcctgcagctgaagtgAATATCAGCTCTGAAAATGATGGATCAGACGAggagttttttgtgtttgggaAGACAAACAGGGCTGataaaagcacagcagaggaagaagtcCGGCGGTTCCTCGATGATAGTGTGAAAACCATGGATTCCCTACATGCATTTCCCTTGATTAAGCGGCTCTTCATGAAGTACAATACTACACTGCCTTCTAGTGCTCCAGTTGAACGTCTGTTCAGTTATGGAGGAAATGTACTGACTTCCTCTCGTAACAGAATGTCAGATGATCACATGGAGCAAGTCCTCCTCCTTCGCTACAACAGAAAGTTCTACCCAAAGCTATAttttgactga